A window of the Lactobacillus amylovorus DSM 20531 genome harbors these coding sequences:
- a CDS encoding Cof-type HAD-IIB family hydrolase: MTTIPFKAVAVDMDGTFLTEKKTFDHELFGKILKKLQANNIPFISATGNQLIRSHEYFQEFTSGIDYVSENGAILEADGKVIKRTALDYDIAQKLLNFIQNEYPEAIIMVSAEHHCYILKSMDKVTKDDIRIYYRKVEEIDKFTDIDPSDAILKVCLTADDELATIIQDRFNEKYGDYVRGTSSGNMTIDLVHKGINKAKGVADMLKYYGIEQKDLIAFGDGENDIGMLEACGYSYAMENANAKTKAVAKYEAPSNDENGVLKVLAKYLDIE, translated from the coding sequence ATGACTACAATACCCTTTAAAGCCGTAGCTGTTGATATGGATGGTACTTTTTTAACAGAAAAAAAGACCTTTGATCATGAGCTATTTGGTAAAATTTTGAAAAAGCTACAAGCAAATAACATCCCCTTCATTTCAGCAACAGGTAATCAATTAATTCGTTCACATGAATACTTTCAAGAATTCACTAGTGGAATTGATTACGTATCTGAAAATGGTGCAATTCTAGAAGCCGATGGCAAAGTAATCAAAAGAACTGCGCTTGACTATGATATTGCTCAAAAACTACTCAACTTTATTCAAAACGAATATCCAGAAGCAATTATCATGGTTAGTGCAGAACATCATTGTTACATCTTGAAGAGCATGGATAAGGTAACTAAAGACGATATTCGAATTTATTATCGTAAGGTAGAAGAAATCGATAAATTTACTGATATCGATCCAAGCGATGCTATTTTGAAGGTTTGTCTGACTGCCGATGATGAATTGGCTACGATTATTCAAGATCGTTTCAATGAAAAATACGGTGATTACGTTCGCGGTACTAGTAGCGGTAATATGACGATCGATCTGGTGCACAAGGGCATTAATAAAGCCAAAGGTGTAGCTGATATGCTTAAGTACTATGGCATTGAACAAAAAGATTTGATTGCTTTTGGTGATGGTGAAAATGATATCGGCATGCTTGAGGCATGTGGTTATAGCTATGCCATGGAAAATGCTAACGCTAAAACGAAGGCGGTTGCCAAATACGAAGCACCATCGAATGATGAGAATGGTGTCTTAAAAGTTTTAGCTAAATATTTAGATATTGAATAA
- a CDS encoding GTP-binding protein, which yields MKKITTGIIAHVDAGKTTLSEALLYRAGNIRNLGRVDNGDAFLDTQQLEKKRGITIFSHEAKLTTDVAEVTLLDTPGHVDFAFQTEEVLSVLDYAILVISATDGVTSYAKTLWNLLEKNNVPVFIFINKIDIAGTDKDQALADIQKNLSENCLDFSQENQDFYENVASADDKLLEKYLNGEKIADSDIQDLIAQRKIYPVYFGSALKLTGITEFLTCFDKWTKEKEYASDFSARCFKISHDKNRERLSWIKILGGSLKAKTELADEKINQLREYNGEKFTTVVEAKAGDIVAATGLTKTYPGQGFGAKDANEASLKPVLTYRLNPLDEDIHACLTALKKLEDENPQLHVTWSEHLQELRVQVMGKIQLEILKQLLQERFTLTVDFEQGSILYKETIAQPVEGAGHFEPLRHYAEVHLLLEPGERNSGVVFENKCSLEVLTKNWQHQIMTALKSKEHLGVLIGTPITDVKITLLGGKGSIVHSVGGDFREATYRAVRQGLMELKERNQLILLEPWYDFRLEVSQEHVGRALNDIQRMNGEFNTPENKGDRTIIEGSAPVSEMQDYAAQVRSYTHGDGIFECVVKGYLPCHNAAEIIAQYDYDPVSDLDNTPNSVFCSHGAGHTVTWDKVPETAHFPYTYPLK from the coding sequence ATGAAGAAAATTACAACAGGAATTATTGCTCACGTTGACGCGGGCAAGACAACTCTTTCTGAAGCTTTGCTGTATCGGGCAGGCAACATTAGAAATTTGGGGAGAGTTGATAATGGGGATGCGTTTTTAGATACCCAACAACTTGAGAAAAAACGCGGTATTACTATTTTTTCTCATGAAGCCAAATTGACTACGGATGTTGCGGAAGTTACTTTATTGGATACGCCAGGACACGTCGATTTTGCTTTTCAAACCGAAGAAGTGCTAAGCGTTTTAGATTATGCGATTTTGGTTATTTCGGCAACTGATGGTGTGACCAGCTATGCCAAAACGTTGTGGAATTTGCTTGAGAAAAATAATGTGCCAGTTTTTATTTTTATAAATAAAATCGATATTGCGGGTACAGATAAAGATCAGGCGTTAGCTGATATTCAAAAGAATTTAAGTGAAAATTGCTTAGACTTTAGCCAAGAAAATCAAGATTTCTATGAAAATGTAGCTTCAGCTGATGATAAGTTGTTGGAAAAATATCTGAATGGTGAAAAAATCGCAGATTCTGATATTCAAGATTTAATTGCACAAAGAAAAATTTATCCTGTTTATTTTGGCTCTGCATTGAAATTAACTGGAATCACAGAATTTTTAACATGCTTTGATAAGTGGACTAAGGAAAAAGAATATGCTTCCGATTTTTCTGCTAGATGCTTTAAGATTTCTCACGATAAAAATAGGGAACGGCTCAGCTGGATAAAAATTTTAGGCGGCAGTTTAAAGGCTAAAACTGAATTAGCAGATGAAAAAATTAATCAGCTGCGTGAATACAACGGTGAAAAATTTACGACAGTCGTTGAAGCAAAAGCTGGTGACATTGTAGCTGCTACTGGACTAACTAAAACTTATCCAGGGCAAGGCTTTGGTGCAAAAGATGCAAATGAAGCCAGTCTAAAGCCAGTTTTAACTTACAGGCTTAATCCACTTGATGAAGATATTCATGCTTGTTTAACGGCCTTAAAAAAGCTAGAAGATGAAAATCCACAACTTCATGTAACTTGGTCAGAACATTTGCAAGAATTGCGCGTTCAGGTGATGGGGAAAATTCAACTCGAGATTTTAAAACAATTGTTGCAGGAACGTTTTACTTTAACCGTTGATTTTGAACAAGGCAGCATTTTATACAAAGAAACTATTGCTCAACCAGTAGAAGGCGCAGGCCACTTTGAACCGTTGCGCCACTACGCTGAGGTGCACCTTTTGCTTGAACCGGGTGAAAGAAATAGTGGTGTAGTTTTCGAAAATAAATGCAGTTTAGAAGTTTTGACTAAAAATTGGCAACACCAAATCATGACTGCTCTTAAATCAAAAGAGCATCTTGGCGTTTTAATAGGTACACCAATTACAGACGTAAAAATCACTTTGCTTGGTGGTAAGGGGAGTATCGTCCACTCAGTTGGTGGTGACTTTAGAGAAGCAACTTATCGTGCAGTGCGCCAAGGCTTGATGGAATTAAAAGAGAGGAATCAATTGATTTTACTTGAACCATGGTATGATTTTCGGCTTGAAGTTAGTCAAGAACATGTTGGTCGTGCTCTAAATGATATTCAAAGAATGAATGGCGAATTTAACACACCAGAAAATAAAGGTGACCGCACTATTATCGAAGGTTCAGCTCCTGTTAGTGAAATGCAGGATTATGCGGCGCAAGTACGTAGTTACACGCATGGTGACGGGATTTTTGAATGTGTAGTCAAAGGCTATTTGCCATGTCACAATGCGGCAGAAATTATTGCACAATATGATTATGATCCTGTTTCAGATTTGGATAACACGCCAAACTCGGTCTTTTGTTCACATGGTGCAGGTCATACTGTAACTTGGGATAAAGTGCCAGAGACAGCGCATTTTCCATATACGTATCCCTTAAAATAA
- a CDS encoding YjjG family noncanonical pyrimidine nucleotidase — translation MRYKQIIFDVDDTIIDFAATENFALHSLFNAHHWPLSQELQRQYHAYNQGLWRRLEQGELTYEQLSEMTFHDFIKEHFGIEIDGKKAMDEYRSYFGEAHKLLPGAKDTLKFAKKQGYKLTILSNGEKFMQNHRLELAGVKQYFDLIVTSEEAHYSKPNPHAFDYFFSRTEIGPDETVFFGDGLQSDILGAEEYGFDSIWYNHRHRKNTLHLHPIFEVENYPEFVKLMQNDFQKKY, via the coding sequence TTGCGCTATAAACAAATTATTTTTGACGTTGATGATACTATTATTGATTTTGCGGCAACTGAAAATTTTGCTTTGCATAGTCTTTTTAATGCACATCATTGGCCACTATCGCAAGAACTTCAGCGCCAGTACCATGCTTACAATCAGGGATTATGGCGCAGACTTGAACAAGGCGAATTAACTTATGAACAGTTGAGTGAAATGACTTTCCACGATTTTATCAAGGAGCATTTTGGGATTGAAATTGATGGTAAAAAAGCCATGGACGAATATCGCTCATACTTTGGTGAAGCGCATAAGCTTTTGCCAGGTGCAAAAGATACTTTGAAGTTTGCCAAGAAGCAGGGCTATAAATTAACTATTTTGAGTAACGGTGAAAAATTTATGCAAAATCACCGTTTGGAATTAGCTGGCGTAAAACAATATTTCGATTTAATTGTTACTTCAGAAGAAGCGCATTATTCCAAGCCAAATCCTCATGCTTTTGACTATTTCTTCAGTCGAACTGAGATTGGCCCCGATGAAACTGTCTTCTTTGGTGATGGTCTGCAATCTGATATTTTAGGTGCGGAAGAATATGGCTTTGACAGTATCTGGTACAATCACCGCCACCGTAAAAATACCCTGCATTTGCATCCAATTTTTGAAGTAGAGAATTATCCCGAATTTGTTAAATTAATGCAGAATGATTTTCAAAAGAAGTATTAA
- the trpX gene encoding tryptophan ABC transporter substrate-binding protein, with amino-acid sequence MKRLIGTIIALFTFLIAAFVVELNKQTAAQKERVVGILQTMSHPALDQIHRGIIKGLEDEGYREGKNIQIDFQNAQGDQSNLKSMSDRFNQRNAAVTIGIATPAVQSLANESGDTPVIMGAVSDPLGTHLVKSLNHPDGKVTGVQDRQPIPAQLKLLRTILPKAKRIGVVYTSSDDSSASEYREFRKLAEKEGLTVRPYTITSTNDIEQVAQTMAGKVQAVYVPTDNTVASGIATLLKATNEAKIPVFPAADTMVKSGGLATRCVSQFDMGVLTGHMAGQILKGKNPADTPVRKVTSYETMINQKAANELNIHIPDSVIKAAQKKGRIIK; translated from the coding sequence ATGAAAAGATTAATCGGAACAATTATTGCTCTCTTCACCTTTTTAATTGCCGCATTTGTAGTGGAATTAAATAAGCAAACCGCAGCTCAAAAAGAAAGAGTCGTGGGTATTTTACAAACAATGAGCCACCCAGCTTTAGATCAAATCCACCGCGGTATCATCAAGGGGCTTGAGGATGAAGGCTATCGTGAAGGTAAAAATATTCAAATTGATTTTCAAAATGCCCAAGGCGATCAAAGTAATTTGAAATCAATGAGTGATCGTTTCAACCAAAGAAATGCGGCAGTGACAATCGGAATTGCGACACCAGCTGTTCAATCTTTGGCTAACGAATCAGGCGACACGCCAGTAATCATGGGTGCAGTCAGTGATCCACTAGGAACGCACTTAGTTAAAAGTTTGAACCATCCTGATGGCAAAGTTACCGGGGTGCAAGATCGTCAGCCTATTCCAGCTCAATTAAAATTGTTGCGGACGATTTTACCTAAAGCTAAACGGATCGGGGTTGTCTACACCTCAAGTGATGATTCATCTGCATCTGAATATCGTGAATTTAGAAAATTAGCTGAAAAAGAAGGCCTCACAGTTCGTCCATACACGATCACTTCTACCAATGATATTGAACAAGTTGCCCAAACCATGGCGGGCAAAGTTCAAGCAGTGTATGTACCTACCGACAACACCGTTGCTTCAGGAATTGCCACCTTGCTTAAGGCAACTAACGAAGCAAAGATTCCTGTTTTCCCAGCTGCCGATACCATGGTTAAGTCAGGTGGTCTTGCCACTAGATGTGTGAGCCAGTTCGACATGGGAGTTTTAACTGGTCACATGGCCGGACAAATTTTGAAAGGTAAAAATCCAGCAGATACACCGGTTAGAAAAGTGACCAGCTATGAAACTATGATTAACCAAAAAGCCGCAAACGAATTAAACATTCATATTCCAGACAGCGTCATCAAGGCTGCACAAAAGAAAGGACGGATCATCAAATGA
- a CDS encoding ABC transporter permease gives MSLITSTIGQGLLWGVLALGLFLTFRILNFPDMTVEGTFPFGAAICVSALVHGVDPVLATILSFLGGMLTGLVTGLLYTKGKIPVLLAGILTMTGVYSVNLRILGKANVGLLNKATLLNEKFLQKLPTNFPTIVVGLFFAVLIILLLAFFLNTDLGQSFIATGDNEKMARSLGINTDNMKILGLMLSNGLIGLAGGLIAQNGGYADVNMGIGTMVISLAAIIIGEVVYGNNLTLTARLIAIIIGSIIYRLILLLVLQLGFSTNDFRLISAIILAICMMLPLFEKKFHVRKLLKKGVQKP, from the coding sequence ATGAGCCTTATTACATCAACTATCGGGCAAGGTCTCTTATGGGGAGTCTTAGCCTTAGGCCTATTTCTGACTTTTAGAATTTTAAATTTCCCAGATATGACTGTTGAAGGAACATTTCCCTTCGGTGCAGCGATTTGCGTCAGTGCTTTAGTACACGGCGTTGATCCGGTGCTGGCTACCATCCTTTCATTTTTAGGCGGGATGCTTACAGGATTAGTAACTGGTCTCCTTTACACCAAAGGTAAAATTCCAGTTTTACTTGCCGGCATTTTAACTATGACCGGTGTCTACTCAGTTAACTTGCGAATTTTAGGTAAAGCAAACGTCGGTTTACTCAACAAAGCTACTTTGCTTAACGAGAAGTTTTTACAAAAGTTGCCTACTAACTTCCCTACTATTGTGGTTGGTCTCTTCTTTGCAGTATTGATTATCCTTTTGTTAGCTTTTTTTCTAAATACCGACCTTGGTCAAAGTTTCATCGCAACTGGTGATAATGAAAAAATGGCTCGCTCGCTGGGTATCAACACCGATAACATGAAGATCCTAGGCTTGATGCTTTCAAACGGCTTAATTGGTTTAGCTGGTGGTTTGATCGCCCAAAACGGTGGTTATGCCGACGTTAACATGGGGATCGGAACAATGGTTATCAGCCTTGCCGCAATCATTATCGGCGAAGTCGTTTACGGCAACAATTTAACTTTAACTGCTCGTTTAATTGCCATCATCATCGGCAGTATCATCTACCGTTTGATTTTGTTATTAGTTTTGCAACTAGGCTTCAGCACCAACGACTTCAGATTGATCTCCGCAATCATCTTAGCTATCTGCATGATGTTGCCATTGTTTGAGAAAAAGTTCCATGTACGTAAATTATTGAAAAAAGGAGTTCAAAAACCATGA
- a CDS encoding ABC transporter ATP-binding protein codes for MSTILDLQNITTTVNEGTNEEKQILKNINLKLEDGDFVTLLGTNGAGKSTLLNIINGSIFPITGKVLLKDRDLTPLSEVKRAKYIAQVFQDPKMGTAPRMTVAENLLLATKRGQHRGLRLRGLDKHMKEFEKETAQLPNGLNEHLNTFVGNLSGGQRQTLSFLMATIKKPELLLLDEHTAALDPNTSRDLLELTDQVVREEKLTCIMITHQLKDAIKYGNRMVILNSGQIVLDVKGEEKKELTEEDILQYFTD; via the coding sequence ATGAGCACAATTTTAGATTTACAAAACATTACCACCACAGTTAATGAAGGTACAAACGAAGAAAAGCAAATTCTCAAAAACATCAACTTAAAACTGGAAGATGGCGACTTTGTGACCTTGCTGGGAACCAACGGTGCAGGTAAATCTACCCTGCTAAATATCATCAACGGCTCCATTTTTCCCATTACTGGGAAAGTCCTCTTAAAAGACCGTGATTTAACTCCTTTATCTGAAGTAAAACGTGCCAAGTATATTGCCCAAGTTTTCCAGGATCCTAAGATGGGAACTGCTCCAAGAATGACGGTTGCCGAGAACTTACTTTTAGCTACTAAGCGTGGTCAACATCGTGGCCTGCGCCTTAGAGGGCTCGATAAACACATGAAAGAATTTGAAAAAGAGACTGCTCAGCTGCCTAATGGATTAAATGAGCACTTAAATACTTTCGTGGGCAATCTCTCAGGTGGTCAGCGCCAAACACTCAGTTTCTTAATGGCTACCATCAAAAAGCCAGAATTATTGTTGCTAGATGAGCATACAGCTGCCCTTGATCCTAATACCAGCCGCGATTTGCTCGAATTAACTGATCAAGTTGTACGCGAAGAAAAATTAACCTGCATTATGATCACCCACCAATTAAAAGATGCCATTAAGTATGGCAATCGGATGGTAATTCTGAATAGCGGGCAAATTGTATTAGATGTTAAAGGTGAAGAAAAGAAAGAATTAACTGAAGAAGATATTTTGCAATATTTCACTGATTAG
- a CDS encoding SLC45 family MFS transporter, which yields MISLGYLGVQIAFTLETSQMSRIFQTLGADPTKLGWFFILPPLAGLVVQPGIGSLSDRTWIPKIGRRLPYLLIGMIFAVITMVILPNVGSFGLGYGSLEALIFGAVAIAVLDVASNMAMQPFKMMIGDMVNDDQKSYAYGIQSMLSNFGAVIAAFFPFLLTSLGVANTAKKGVVPQSVVISFYVGAAVLVITSLFTIFRVHEYDPETYARYHGIKESDNKEGGGWIELLKKAPKVFWQVSLVQFFSWISFQYLSTYATGAIAQNVWNTTSASSAGYQIAGNWFGVLTAVQSIAAVIWSYVLAKVPNNRHKLGYGLSLALGAIGYTSIFLVHSQMLLILSFILIGISWAGMNTYPLTMVSNALSGKHMGTYLGLFNCSICLPQIVASLLSFIIFPMVGNSMPAMMLITGISGFLAALSVISIKETYVK from the coding sequence ATGATTAGCTTAGGTTATTTAGGCGTACAAATTGCATTTACTTTGGAAACTTCACAAATGAGTAGAATTTTCCAAACTTTAGGGGCTGACCCAACAAAATTAGGTTGGTTCTTCATTTTGCCACCACTTGCTGGTCTGGTGGTGCAACCAGGAATCGGATCCTTATCAGATCGTACTTGGATTCCTAAAATCGGGAGAAGATTGCCATATTTATTGATCGGGATGATTTTTGCCGTTATCACGATGGTCATTTTGCCCAACGTCGGTAGTTTCGGTTTAGGATATGGATCCTTAGAAGCACTTATCTTTGGTGCTGTCGCAATCGCTGTTTTGGATGTCGCTTCTAACATGGCGATGCAACCATTTAAGATGATGATCGGTGATATGGTCAACGACGATCAAAAGTCATATGCTTATGGAATTCAGAGTATGCTTTCCAACTTTGGTGCCGTAATTGCTGCATTCTTCCCATTTTTGCTAACCAGCTTGGGTGTTGCCAACACCGCTAAGAAGGGTGTAGTGCCACAATCAGTTGTCATTTCATTCTATGTTGGTGCAGCTGTTTTGGTAATTACTTCATTGTTCACCATCTTCAGAGTTCATGAATATGATCCAGAAACTTATGCTCGTTACCACGGTATCAAGGAATCAGATAACAAAGAAGGTGGCGGTTGGATTGAATTGCTAAAGAAAGCGCCAAAAGTATTTTGGCAAGTTTCATTAGTCCAATTTTTCAGCTGGATTTCATTCCAATACCTTTCAACTTATGCAACTGGTGCGATTGCGCAAAACGTATGGAACACCACTTCCGCTTCTTCAGCAGGCTACCAAATTGCAGGTAACTGGTTCGGCGTATTGACTGCTGTTCAATCAATTGCGGCTGTAATTTGGTCATATGTTTTGGCTAAAGTACCAAACAATCGTCATAAGTTAGGCTACGGCTTAAGTTTGGCATTAGGTGCAATTGGCTACACTTCAATTTTCTTGGTTCATTCACAAATGCTGCTGATTCTTTCATTCATTTTAATCGGAATCAGCTGGGCAGGGATGAACACTTATCCATTGACTATGGTATCTAACGCTTTATCAGGTAAACACATGGGAACCTACCTTGGCTTATTCAACTGTTCAATTTGTTTGCCACAGATTGTCGCTTCATTACTCAGCTTTATCATCTTCCCAATGGTAGGCAACTCAATGCCAGCTATGATGTTAATCACTGGTATTTCAGGATTCTTAGCTGCTTTATCAGTTATCAGCATTAAAGAAACCTACGTAAAATAA
- a CDS encoding SGNH/GDSL hydrolase family protein produces the protein MRLLLTGDSIIARNEGKEEPHINWNLKKMLPDVEIENTAVSGINSGAFFARLNELVLSVKKCDNLVILLGTNDLATHKQVPLTQFKQNMELICSAIICAYYPPHVLLVSPPAVDEEKQLVRDNALVEKYAKAVEEVAQEYRFRYANLCQAMLDAGDIKKTAQGMKNDGLHFGDAGYEILAKLIVKNLKSM, from the coding sequence ATGAGATTATTACTGACAGGCGATAGCATCATCGCACGCAATGAAGGCAAAGAAGAGCCGCATATTAACTGGAATTTAAAAAAGATGTTACCTGACGTAGAAATTGAAAATACTGCAGTGTCGGGGATCAATTCAGGTGCGTTTTTTGCAAGACTTAATGAATTAGTTTTGAGCGTGAAAAAGTGCGATAACTTGGTAATTTTACTTGGGACTAATGATCTGGCAACGCATAAGCAGGTACCGTTAACGCAATTTAAGCAAAATATGGAATTGATTTGTTCAGCGATAATTTGTGCATATTATCCGCCACATGTTTTGCTTGTTTCGCCACCCGCCGTTGATGAGGAAAAGCAGCTTGTGCGCGATAATGCTTTAGTAGAAAAATATGCCAAAGCAGTCGAAGAAGTAGCTCAGGAATATCGTTTTAGATATGCGAATTTATGTCAGGCGATGCTAGATGCAGGGGACATCAAGAAGACTGCCCAAGGAATGAAAAATGATGGTTTGCACTTTGGGGATGCAGGCTATGAGATATTAGCTAAATTGATTGTTAAAAATTTGAAGAGCATGTAA
- a CDS encoding AI-2E family transporter: MNTAWQKFKDNVPLRRVVVFLLIVACLYEMRAMMNTILLTFIFTYVIVHLIRLVQRYIPKMPTGIIVVVTYLIILALLYFVITVYLPMLVVQISKMVKSVMAFYESDESSRLMSYVTRYISKGELIEQAKHAMTFAFHTATNIGTLTIATFMSLILSFFYTIELKKMREFSSLFVKSGYLKWLFEDIRCFGKKFTNTFGVVLEAQFFIAICNTALTMIGLAIMRMPQIVALGLMVFILSLVPVAGVIISLIPLSIVGYSVGGIRYVIYIFIMIMIIHAVEAYVLNPKFMASKTELPIFYTFLVLLVAEHFWGTWGLIVGVPIFTFFLDVLGIKPTKKSKKKAVLK, encoded by the coding sequence ATGAATACAGCTTGGCAAAAATTTAAAGACAATGTGCCATTGCGTAGAGTTGTCGTATTTTTGTTAATCGTAGCTTGTTTGTACGAGATGCGGGCAATGATGAATACGATTCTGTTAACATTTATTTTTACTTACGTAATCGTGCACCTGATTCGTTTAGTACAGCGCTACATTCCTAAGATGCCGACAGGGATAATAGTTGTAGTCACGTATCTGATAATTCTGGCGCTATTGTATTTCGTTATAACGGTTTACTTGCCCATGCTGGTGGTGCAAATCAGTAAGATGGTGAAGTCCGTTATGGCATTTTATGAAAGCGATGAATCGTCGCGTTTGATGTCGTACGTAACGCGTTACATTAGTAAAGGTGAGTTGATTGAACAGGCAAAGCACGCTATGACTTTTGCCTTTCACACTGCTACTAATATTGGCACGCTGACCATCGCGACATTTATGTCACTGATCTTAAGTTTCTTTTACACGATTGAATTAAAGAAGATGAGAGAATTCTCTAGTTTATTCGTTAAAAGCGGCTACTTGAAGTGGCTCTTTGAAGATATTCGTTGCTTCGGTAAAAAATTTACCAATACCTTTGGTGTAGTGCTTGAGGCCCAATTCTTTATTGCGATTTGTAACACAGCTTTGACAATGATCGGTTTGGCTATAATGAGAATGCCACAGATTGTCGCCTTAGGTTTGATGGTCTTCATTTTGAGTTTGGTTCCAGTTGCTGGTGTAATCATTTCACTGATTCCGCTAAGTATTGTGGGCTACTCAGTAGGCGGCATTCGCTACGTGATTTACATTTTCATTATGATCATGATTATTCACGCCGTTGAAGCCTATGTCTTAAATCCTAAGTTCATGGCCAGCAAGACTGAATTACCAATTTTCTACACATTCTTGGTTTTGCTTGTGGCAGAACATTTCTGGGGCACCTGGGGCTTGATCGTAGGTGTGCCAATCTTTACTTTCTTCTTGGATGTTTTAGGCATTAAGCCAACTAAAAAGAGTAAGAAGAAGGCAGTTCTAAAATGA